One region of Chaetodon auriga isolate fChaAug3 chromosome 5, fChaAug3.hap1, whole genome shotgun sequence genomic DNA includes:
- the LOC143321167 gene encoding membrane-associated phosphatidylinositol transfer protein 2-like isoform X1 produces the protein MLIKEYRIPMPMSVEEYRIAQLYMIQKKSREESCGEGSGVEILENKPYTDGPGGAGQYTHKVYHIGMHIPSWFRSILPKAALRVEEESWNAYPYTRTRYTCPFVEKFSIDIETYYKPDTGNQADVFNMSAAEKRQRTIDPIDIVTDPIPPHEYKAEEDTRLYKSVKTQRGPLQDDWIEEYNNNPGKTPIMCAYKLCKVEFRYWGMQSKIERFIHDVGLRKVMVRAHRQAWCWQDEWYGLTMEDIRQLELETQLALATKMAQFSQAEEATEANGGASSPDKDQEAKEAISSIEAEEVVVSQGGETLQPRGVLTKQWSTSSRSSRSSKRGVSPSRHSISEWRMQSIARDSDDSSDEEFFDAHEDLSDNEDVLPKEIAKWNSNDLMDKIEAVDAEETPGELFKEMTVDYERAASEERLDEMRGSVSSQADSSPIPTITVTRHQSESSSQQCLQPSKIHVLILVLHGGNILDTGGGDQNSKQADVNTISAAFDTVMRVHYPAALGRIAIRLVPCPAICAEAFSLVSNLSPYSYDEGCLSSSQDHIPLAALPLLATSAPQYQEAMATVIVRANQVYADFIKSLDAAFSGQVCLIGDCVGGILGFDALCSSNQTVNESQNSSRRGSVVSVQDQDLLSPGIIVNSGHGSASPTLEGSRHLSRSNIDIPRAGAGDDTKRQLPRKRSDSSTYELDTIKQHQAFLSSLHSSVLRNDAASRRSSSSTMLDGGSLGKFDFEVSDFFLFGSPLGLVLALRKTVIPMLDVAQLRPACQQVYNLFHPADPSASRLEPLLERKFHLLPPFNVPRYQRFPLGDGNSALLVETVQSNAQLLLDSGPPLSFRCQETISETCIPVPVLNWQEGSLKATPATMESDVVQSHGGVFMDSSYPSSPVTGPLSRGQRRASEVSIASQVSGMADSYTATNIANTKSCQINQSKKFSLLSQLALSSQNKFFLKSPPKSHMKAEADQAPGSPDADLAAELDSEAETSEGLSPSGQYENCLSAGLDCAISDLVSLDSQAEVEQVAARWWGTKRLDFALYCPDALTAFPTVALPHLFHASYWESTDVVSFLLRQVMRHENSSILELDGKEVSEFTPSKPREKWLRKRTHVKIRNVTANHRVNDAVFTEDSQQVVTGRFMYGPLDMVTLAGEKVDLHIMTQPPSGEWVYFNTEVTNSSGRVSFVIPDDKRLGIGVYPVKMVVRGDHTFADSYLTVIPRGTEFVVFSIDGSFAASVSIMGSDPKVRAGAVDVVRHWQDLGYLIIYVTGRPDMQKQRVVAWLSQHNFPHGIVSFCDGLVHDPLRHKANFLKSLTEAHMKIFAGYGSTKDISVYTSIGLPPSQIYIVGRPSKKMQHQCQFITEGYAAHLSQLEYNHRSRPAKSSSARMVLRKGSFGLGANSDFLRKRNHLLRTISSQPAPSSPTGSIHNRPERTQSQSDGERLECAHIHSQGATQRSMSITASCWGRSSSTKLEPGIFSPK, from the exons ATGCTTATCAAGGAGTACCGCATCCCCATGCCCATGAGTGTGGAGGAGTACCGCATCGCCCAGCTCTATATGATCCAG aaaaagagcagagaagagagcTGTGGTGAAGGTAGCGGGGTGGAAATCCTTGAGAATAAGCCCTACACAGATGGACCGGGTGGGGCGGGCCAGTACACCCACAAGGTCTACCACATTGGCATGCACATTCCCAGCTGGTTCCGCTCCATCTTGCCCAAAGCAGCACTGAGAGTTGAAGAGGAGTCTTGGAACGCCTACCCTTACACCCGCACCAG ATACACATGTCCCTTTGTTGAGAAGTTCTCCATTGACATTGAGACCTACTACAAACCCGACACAGGCAACCAGGCAGATGTCTTCAacatgtctgcagcagagaagaggcagaggacTATTG ACCCAATCGACATAGTGACAGATCCCATCCCCCCTCATGAGTACAAAGCAGAAGAGGACACACGGCTCTACAAGTCAGTCAAAACCCAGAGGGGTCCTTTGCAGGACGACTGGATAGAAGAGTACAACAATAACCCAGGAAAGACCCCCATCATGTGTGCCTACAAACTCTGCAAAGTGGAGTTTCGCTACTGGGGCATGCAGTCTAAGATCGAACGCTTCATCCATGATGTTG GACTGAGAAAGGTGATGGTACGTGCCCACCGGCAGGCCTGGTGCTGGCAGGATGAGTGGTACGGTCTGACCATGGAGGACATCCGGCAGCTGGAACTCGAAACCCAGCTGGCCCTGGCCACAAAGATGGCCCAGTTCAGCCAGGCAGAGGAGGCCACAGAGGCCAACGGAGGTGCTTCGTCTCCGGACAAAGACCAGGAGGCTAAAGAGGCGATCAGCTCCATTGAAGCTGAGGAGGTGGTCGTCAGCCAAGGAGGAGAGACTCTCCAGCCACGAGGTGTACTCACCAAGCAGTGGTCCACTTCATCCCGATCCTCTCGCTCATCcaagagaggag TCAGCCCATCACGTCACAGCATCTCAGAGTGGAGGATGCAGAGCATAGCGCGAGACTCAGACGACAGCTCGGACGAGGAGTTCTTCGACGCTCATG AGGATCTCTCAGACAACGAGGACGTCCTCCCAAAGGAAATCGCCAAGTGGAACTCCAACGACCTCATGGACAAGATTGAAGCCGTAGACGCAGAGGAAACTCCCG gggaGCTGTTCAAGGAAATGACTGTGGATTACGAAAGAGCAGCCAGTGAGGAAAGACTAGATGAG ATGCGTGGCTCTGTTAGCAGCCAAGCCGATAGCTCTCCCATTCCCACCATCACGGTAACAAGGCACCAGTCA gaGAGCTCGTCCCAGCAGTGTCTGCAGCCCTCCAAGATCCACGTGCTGATCTTGGTTCTGCACGGAGGGAACATCCTGGACACAGGCGGAGGGGACCAGAACAGCAAGCAGGCCGACGTCAACACGATTAGCGCGGCTTTTGACACAGTCATGCGTGTTCATTACCCTGCTGCGCTGGGGCGCATCGCCATTCGCTTGGTGCCCTGCCCTGCCATCTGTGCTGAGGCCTTCTCCCTGGTGTCCAA CCTGAGCCCATACAGCTACGATGAGGGTTGTCTGTCGAGCAGCCAGGACCACATTCCCCTGGCAGCCCTCCCCCTTCTGGCCACCTCTGCTCCACAGTACCAGGAGGCCATGGCCACCGTCATCGTCAGAGCCAACCAGGTGTACGCAGACTTCATAAAGTCTCTGGACGCAGCCTTCTCTGGCCAG GTATGCCTCATTGGAGACTGTGTGGGAGGAATCCTGGGATTTGATGCACTGTGCAGTAGCAATCAGACAGTTAATGAAAGCCAGAACAGCAGCCGCAGGGGCAGTGTTGTCAGTGTACAG GACCAGGACCTCCTCTCTCCTGGCATCATAGTCAACAGTGGGCACGGGTCGGCCTCTCCGACCCTGGAGGGCAGCCGCCACCTCAGCCGCAGCAACATCGACATCCCTCGCGCCGGTGCAGGTGACGACACCAAGAGACAGCTGCCACGCAAGAGAAGTGACTCCTCCACCTACGAGCTGGACACAATAAAGCAACACCAGGCCTTCCTGTCCAG CTTGCACTCCAGTGTCTTGCGGAATGACGCAGCCTCGCGCAGGTCGAGCAGCAGCACTATGCTGGATGGAGGCTCCCTGGGGAAGTTTGACTTTGAGGTGTCCGACTTTTTCCTGTTTGGCTCCCCACTGGGCCTAGTACTCGCCCTGAGAAAGACTGTCATTCCTATGCTGGATG TGGCCCAGCTGCGGCCTGCCTGTCAGCAGGTCTATAACCTGTTCCATCCAGCCGATCCCTCGGCCTCTCGCCTGGAGCCTCTGCTGGAGAGGAAATTTCACCTCCTGCCTCCCTTCAACGTGCCCCGTTACCAGCGCTTTCCCCTGGGAGATGGAAACTCTGCCCTACTGG TGGAGACAGTCCAGAGCAACGCTCAGCTGCTACTTGACAGCGGGCCTCCCCTGTCCTTTCGCTGTCAGGAGACCATCAGTGAGACCTGCATCCCTGTGCCTGTGCTAAACTGGCAGGAGGGCTCCCTCAAAGCCACACCCGCCACTATGGAGT CGGATGTTGTTCAGTCTCATGGTGGTGTCTTCATGGACAGTTCGTACCCCTCATCCCCCGTAACGGGCCCCCTCTCCCGGGGCCAGCGGAGGGCCAGTGAGGTCAGCATTGCCAGCCAGGTCTCAGGAATGGCAGACAGTTACACTGCCACCAACATAGCCAACA CCAAATCATGCCAAATTAACCAATCCAAAAAGTTCAGCCTTTTGTCCCAACTCGCCCTATCGTCACAAAACAAGTTCTTCCTGAAAAGCCCTCCTAAGTCCCATATGAAAGCAGAGGCTGACCAGGCCCCAGGATCTCCCGATGCAGATCTAGCGGCAGAGCTGGACAGTGAGGCAGAGACTAGTGAAGGTCTAAGTCCCTCTGGTCAGTACGAGAACTGCCTGTCAGCCGGGCTGGACTGTGCTATATCTGATCTGGTCTCACTGGACTCCCAGGCTGAAGTGGAGCAAG TTGCGGCACGTTGGTGGGGCACAAAGCGGCTGGACTTTGCCCTGTACTGCCCCGATGCTCTGACCGCTTTCCCCACTGTGGCTTTACCGCACCTCTTCCACGCATCGTACTGGGAGTCCACTGATGTTGTGTCTTTTCTCCTGAGGCAG GTCATGAGGCATGAAAACTCGAGCATCCTGGAGCTCGATGGCAAAGAAGTCTCTGAATTCACCCCATCCAAACCTCGAGAGAAGTGGCTCCGCAAGAGGACTCATGTGAAGATCAGG AATGTGACAGCCAACCACCGTGTAAATGACGCAGTGTTCACAGAAGACTCCCAGCAGGTCGTGACGGGTCGCTTCATGTACGGCCCTCTGGACATGGTCACTTTGGCCGGGGAGAAG GTTGACCTCCACATCATGACCCAGCCTCCATCAGGGGAATGGGTGTACTTCAACACAGAAGTGACCAACAGCAGTGGGCGCGTGTCCTTTGTCATCCCAGACGACAAACGTCTGGGCATCGGAGTCTACCCGGTCAAAATGGTTGTCAG AGGCGACCACACGTTTGCAGACAGCTACCTGACGGTTATTCCACGCGGCACAGAGTTCGTGGTATTCAGCATCGACGGGTCATTTGCTGCCAGTGTGTCAATCATGGGCAGTGATCCCAAAGTGCGTGCGGGAGCCGTGGACGTTGTcag GCACTGGCAGGATTTAGGCTATTTGATCATCTATGTGACAGGACGGCCTGACATGCAGAAGCAGCGGGTGGTCGCCTGGTTGTCTCAGCACAACTTCCCTCATGGCATTGTCTCCTTCTGCGACGGTCTGGTCCACGACCCACTCAGACACAAGGCCAACTTCCTGAAGTCCCTGACAGAG GCTCACATGAAGATTTTCGCTGGCTACGGATCAACCAAAGACATCTCTGTCTACACCTCCATtggtctccctccctcccaaaTATACATCGTTGGTAGACCCTCAAAGAAAATGCAGCACCAGTGCCAG TTCATCACAGAGGGATATGCAGCTCATTTGTCCCAGCTGGAGTACAACCACCGCTCTCGACCAGCTAAGTCCAGCAGCGCACGCATGGTGCTACGTAAAGGCAGCTTCGGCTTGGGTGCAAACAGCGACTTCCTGAGGAAGAGGAACCACCTGCTGCGCACCATCTCCTCCCAGCCGGCTCCCAGCTCCCCAACAGGCAGCATCCACAACAGACCAGAACGCACTCAGAGCCAATCAGACGGCGAGCGGCTGGAATGCGCTCACATCCACAGCCAGGGAGCGACACAGCGCAGCATGAGCATCACAGCCAGCTGCTGGGgtcgcagcagcagcaccaagcTGGAACCAGGCATTTTCAGCCCCAAGTGA
- the LOC143321167 gene encoding membrane-associated phosphatidylinositol transfer protein 2-like isoform X3 encodes MLIKEYRIPMPMSVEEYRIAQLYMIQKKSREESCGEGSGVEILENKPYTDGPGGAGQYTHKVYHIGMHIPSWFRSILPKAALRVEEESWNAYPYTRTRYTCPFVEKFSIDIETYYKPDTGNQADVFNMSAAEKRQRTIDPIDIVTDPIPPHEYKAEEDTRLYKSVKTQRGPLQDDWIEEYNNNPGKTPIMCAYKLCKVEFRYWGMQSKIERFIHDVGLRKVMVRAHRQAWCWQDEWYGLTMEDIRQLELETQLALATKMAQFSQAEEATEANGGASSPDKDQEAKEAISSIEAEEVVVSQGGETLQPRGVLTKQWSTSSRSSRSSKRGVSPSRHSISEWRMQSIARDSDDSSDEEFFDAHEDLSDNEDVLPKEIAKWNSNDLMDKIEAVDAEETPGELFKEMTVDYERAASEERLDEMRGSVSSQADSSPIPTITVTRHQSESSSQQCLQPSKIHVLILVLHGGNILDTGGGDQNSKQADVNTISAAFDTVMRVHYPAALGRIAIRLVPCPAICAEAFSLVSNLSPYSYDEGCLSSSQDHIPLAALPLLATSAPQYQEAMATVIVRANQVYADFIKSLDAASDPLQVCLIGDCVGGILGFDALCSSNQTVNESQNSSRRGSVVSVQDQDLLSPGIIVNSGHGSASPTLEGSRHLSRSNIDIPRAGAGDDTKRQLPRKRSDSSTYELDTIKQHQAFLSSLHSSVLRNDAASRRSSSSTMLDGGSLGKFDFEVSDFFLFGSPLGLVLALRKTVIPMLDVAQLRPACQQVYNLFHPADPSASRLEPLLERKFHLLPPFNVPRYQRFPLGDGNSALLVAARWWGTKRLDFALYCPDALTAFPTVALPHLFHASYWESTDVVSFLLRQVMRHENSSILELDGKEVSEFTPSKPREKWLRKRTHVKIRNVTANHRVNDAVFTEDSQQVVTGRFMYGPLDMVTLAGEKVDLHIMTQPPSGEWVYFNTEVTNSSGRVSFVIPDDKRLGIGVYPVKMVVRGDHTFADSYLTVIPRGTEFVVFSIDGSFAASVSIMGSDPKVRAGAVDVVRHWQDLGYLIIYVTGRPDMQKQRVVAWLSQHNFPHGIVSFCDGLVHDPLRHKANFLKSLTEAHMKIFAGYGSTKDISVYTSIGLPPSQIYIVGRPSKKMQHQCQFITEGYAAHLSQLEYNHRSRPAKSSSARMVLRKGSFGLGANSDFLRKRNHLLRTISSQPAPSSPTGSIHNRPERTQSQSDGERLECAHIHSQGATQRSMSITASCWGRSSSTKLEPGIFSPK; translated from the exons ATGCTTATCAAGGAGTACCGCATCCCCATGCCCATGAGTGTGGAGGAGTACCGCATCGCCCAGCTCTATATGATCCAG aaaaagagcagagaagagagcTGTGGTGAAGGTAGCGGGGTGGAAATCCTTGAGAATAAGCCCTACACAGATGGACCGGGTGGGGCGGGCCAGTACACCCACAAGGTCTACCACATTGGCATGCACATTCCCAGCTGGTTCCGCTCCATCTTGCCCAAAGCAGCACTGAGAGTTGAAGAGGAGTCTTGGAACGCCTACCCTTACACCCGCACCAG ATACACATGTCCCTTTGTTGAGAAGTTCTCCATTGACATTGAGACCTACTACAAACCCGACACAGGCAACCAGGCAGATGTCTTCAacatgtctgcagcagagaagaggcagaggacTATTG ACCCAATCGACATAGTGACAGATCCCATCCCCCCTCATGAGTACAAAGCAGAAGAGGACACACGGCTCTACAAGTCAGTCAAAACCCAGAGGGGTCCTTTGCAGGACGACTGGATAGAAGAGTACAACAATAACCCAGGAAAGACCCCCATCATGTGTGCCTACAAACTCTGCAAAGTGGAGTTTCGCTACTGGGGCATGCAGTCTAAGATCGAACGCTTCATCCATGATGTTG GACTGAGAAAGGTGATGGTACGTGCCCACCGGCAGGCCTGGTGCTGGCAGGATGAGTGGTACGGTCTGACCATGGAGGACATCCGGCAGCTGGAACTCGAAACCCAGCTGGCCCTGGCCACAAAGATGGCCCAGTTCAGCCAGGCAGAGGAGGCCACAGAGGCCAACGGAGGTGCTTCGTCTCCGGACAAAGACCAGGAGGCTAAAGAGGCGATCAGCTCCATTGAAGCTGAGGAGGTGGTCGTCAGCCAAGGAGGAGAGACTCTCCAGCCACGAGGTGTACTCACCAAGCAGTGGTCCACTTCATCCCGATCCTCTCGCTCATCcaagagaggag TCAGCCCATCACGTCACAGCATCTCAGAGTGGAGGATGCAGAGCATAGCGCGAGACTCAGACGACAGCTCGGACGAGGAGTTCTTCGACGCTCATG AGGATCTCTCAGACAACGAGGACGTCCTCCCAAAGGAAATCGCCAAGTGGAACTCCAACGACCTCATGGACAAGATTGAAGCCGTAGACGCAGAGGAAACTCCCG gggaGCTGTTCAAGGAAATGACTGTGGATTACGAAAGAGCAGCCAGTGAGGAAAGACTAGATGAG ATGCGTGGCTCTGTTAGCAGCCAAGCCGATAGCTCTCCCATTCCCACCATCACGGTAACAAGGCACCAGTCA gaGAGCTCGTCCCAGCAGTGTCTGCAGCCCTCCAAGATCCACGTGCTGATCTTGGTTCTGCACGGAGGGAACATCCTGGACACAGGCGGAGGGGACCAGAACAGCAAGCAGGCCGACGTCAACACGATTAGCGCGGCTTTTGACACAGTCATGCGTGTTCATTACCCTGCTGCGCTGGGGCGCATCGCCATTCGCTTGGTGCCCTGCCCTGCCATCTGTGCTGAGGCCTTCTCCCTGGTGTCCAA CCTGAGCCCATACAGCTACGATGAGGGTTGTCTGTCGAGCAGCCAGGACCACATTCCCCTGGCAGCCCTCCCCCTTCTGGCCACCTCTGCTCCACAGTACCAGGAGGCCATGGCCACCGTCATCGTCAGAGCCAACCAGGTGTACGCAGACTTCATAAAGTCTCTGGACGCAGC GTCTGACCCTCTCCAGGTATGCCTCATTGGAGACTGTGTGGGAGGAATCCTGGGATTTGATGCACTGTGCAGTAGCAATCAGACAGTTAATGAAAGCCAGAACAGCAGCCGCAGGGGCAGTGTTGTCAGTGTACAG GACCAGGACCTCCTCTCTCCTGGCATCATAGTCAACAGTGGGCACGGGTCGGCCTCTCCGACCCTGGAGGGCAGCCGCCACCTCAGCCGCAGCAACATCGACATCCCTCGCGCCGGTGCAGGTGACGACACCAAGAGACAGCTGCCACGCAAGAGAAGTGACTCCTCCACCTACGAGCTGGACACAATAAAGCAACACCAGGCCTTCCTGTCCAG CTTGCACTCCAGTGTCTTGCGGAATGACGCAGCCTCGCGCAGGTCGAGCAGCAGCACTATGCTGGATGGAGGCTCCCTGGGGAAGTTTGACTTTGAGGTGTCCGACTTTTTCCTGTTTGGCTCCCCACTGGGCCTAGTACTCGCCCTGAGAAAGACTGTCATTCCTATGCTGGATG TGGCCCAGCTGCGGCCTGCCTGTCAGCAGGTCTATAACCTGTTCCATCCAGCCGATCCCTCGGCCTCTCGCCTGGAGCCTCTGCTGGAGAGGAAATTTCACCTCCTGCCTCCCTTCAACGTGCCCCGTTACCAGCGCTTTCCCCTGGGAGATGGAAACTCTGCCCTACTGG TTGCGGCACGTTGGTGGGGCACAAAGCGGCTGGACTTTGCCCTGTACTGCCCCGATGCTCTGACCGCTTTCCCCACTGTGGCTTTACCGCACCTCTTCCACGCATCGTACTGGGAGTCCACTGATGTTGTGTCTTTTCTCCTGAGGCAG GTCATGAGGCATGAAAACTCGAGCATCCTGGAGCTCGATGGCAAAGAAGTCTCTGAATTCACCCCATCCAAACCTCGAGAGAAGTGGCTCCGCAAGAGGACTCATGTGAAGATCAGG AATGTGACAGCCAACCACCGTGTAAATGACGCAGTGTTCACAGAAGACTCCCAGCAGGTCGTGACGGGTCGCTTCATGTACGGCCCTCTGGACATGGTCACTTTGGCCGGGGAGAAG GTTGACCTCCACATCATGACCCAGCCTCCATCAGGGGAATGGGTGTACTTCAACACAGAAGTGACCAACAGCAGTGGGCGCGTGTCCTTTGTCATCCCAGACGACAAACGTCTGGGCATCGGAGTCTACCCGGTCAAAATGGTTGTCAG AGGCGACCACACGTTTGCAGACAGCTACCTGACGGTTATTCCACGCGGCACAGAGTTCGTGGTATTCAGCATCGACGGGTCATTTGCTGCCAGTGTGTCAATCATGGGCAGTGATCCCAAAGTGCGTGCGGGAGCCGTGGACGTTGTcag GCACTGGCAGGATTTAGGCTATTTGATCATCTATGTGACAGGACGGCCTGACATGCAGAAGCAGCGGGTGGTCGCCTGGTTGTCTCAGCACAACTTCCCTCATGGCATTGTCTCCTTCTGCGACGGTCTGGTCCACGACCCACTCAGACACAAGGCCAACTTCCTGAAGTCCCTGACAGAG GCTCACATGAAGATTTTCGCTGGCTACGGATCAACCAAAGACATCTCTGTCTACACCTCCATtggtctccctccctcccaaaTATACATCGTTGGTAGACCCTCAAAGAAAATGCAGCACCAGTGCCAG TTCATCACAGAGGGATATGCAGCTCATTTGTCCCAGCTGGAGTACAACCACCGCTCTCGACCAGCTAAGTCCAGCAGCGCACGCATGGTGCTACGTAAAGGCAGCTTCGGCTTGGGTGCAAACAGCGACTTCCTGAGGAAGAGGAACCACCTGCTGCGCACCATCTCCTCCCAGCCGGCTCCCAGCTCCCCAACAGGCAGCATCCACAACAGACCAGAACGCACTCAGAGCCAATCAGACGGCGAGCGGCTGGAATGCGCTCACATCCACAGCCAGGGAGCGACACAGCGCAGCATGAGCATCACAGCCAGCTGCTGGGgtcgcagcagcagcaccaagcTGGAACCAGGCATTTTCAGCCCCAAGTGA